From a region of the Xanthomonas rydalmerensis genome:
- the hisS gene encoding histidine--tRNA ligase, translating to MIKPRTPPGIMELLPREQIAFQRMLDVIRRNYERFGFLPVETPVFELSDVLLTKSGGETERQVYFVQSTGALANAAAEGGEGGLPELALRFDLTVPLARYVAEHEHELSFPFRRYQMQRVYRGERAQRGRFREFYQCDIDVIGKDALSIRYDAEVLAVIHAVFAELGIGDFAVQLNNRKLMRGFFESLGVAEGERQLAVLREVDKLDKRGADYVRETLTGEGFGIPAEQVQRILDFVAVRSSGHDDALARLQALEADAASSTILREGVAELREVLALVKALGVPETAYCLNFSIARGLDYYTGTVYETLLTDYPQIGSICSGGRYEDLASHYSKSKLPGVGISIGLTRLFWQLREAGLIDGIASSSVQAMVALMDETKLDDALDIARRLRVGGINTEVQMEPKKIGKQFQYAARAGIRFVVLAGDDELARGVVAVKDLLREQQFEIARDELASTLLVELEQAKVMA from the coding sequence GTGATCAAGCCCCGTACGCCGCCCGGCATCATGGAATTGCTGCCACGCGAGCAGATCGCGTTTCAGCGCATGCTGGACGTCATCCGCCGCAATTACGAGCGGTTCGGGTTCCTGCCGGTGGAGACGCCGGTGTTCGAACTGTCCGACGTGCTGCTGACCAAGTCCGGCGGCGAGACCGAGCGCCAGGTGTACTTCGTGCAGTCCACCGGTGCGCTGGCCAATGCCGCGGCCGAGGGCGGCGAGGGCGGGCTGCCTGAGCTGGCGTTGCGCTTCGACCTGACCGTGCCGCTGGCCCGCTACGTGGCCGAGCACGAGCACGAGTTGAGCTTCCCGTTCCGTCGCTACCAGATGCAGCGCGTGTACCGCGGCGAACGCGCTCAGCGCGGCCGCTTCCGCGAGTTCTACCAGTGCGACATCGACGTGATCGGCAAGGACGCGCTGAGCATCCGCTACGACGCCGAGGTGCTGGCGGTGATCCACGCGGTGTTCGCCGAACTGGGCATCGGCGATTTCGCCGTGCAGTTGAACAACCGCAAGCTGATGCGCGGCTTCTTCGAGAGCCTGGGCGTGGCTGAGGGAGAGCGCCAGCTCGCGGTGCTGCGCGAGGTCGACAAGCTGGACAAGCGCGGCGCCGACTACGTGCGCGAGACGCTGACCGGCGAGGGCTTCGGCATTCCCGCCGAGCAGGTGCAGCGCATCCTCGACTTCGTCGCGGTGCGCTCCAGCGGACATGACGATGCGCTGGCACGGCTGCAGGCACTGGAGGCCGATGCGGCGTCCAGCACGATCCTGCGCGAGGGCGTGGCCGAGCTGCGCGAGGTGCTGGCCCTGGTCAAGGCGCTTGGCGTGCCGGAAACCGCGTACTGCCTGAATTTCTCCATCGCCCGCGGCCTGGACTACTACACCGGCACCGTCTACGAGACGCTGCTGACCGACTACCCGCAGATCGGCTCGATCTGCTCGGGCGGCCGCTACGAGGACCTGGCCAGCCACTACAGCAAGTCCAAGCTGCCCGGCGTGGGGATCTCCATCGGCCTGACCCGGCTGTTCTGGCAACTGCGCGAGGCGGGCCTGATCGATGGCATCGCCTCCAGCAGCGTGCAGGCGATGGTGGCGCTGATGGACGAGACCAAGCTGGACGACGCGCTGGACATCGCGCGGCGGCTGCGCGTCGGCGGCATCAACACCGAAGTGCAGATGGAGCCGAAGAAGATCGGCAAGCAGTTCCAGTACGCGGCCCGTGCCGGCATCCGCTTCGTGGTGCTGGCCGGCGACGACGAGCTGGCGCGCGGTGTGGTCGCGGTCAAGGACCTGCTGCGCGAGCAGCAGTTCGAGATCGCCCGCGACGAACTGGCCAGTACGCTGTTGGTGGAACTGGAGCAGGCCAAGGTCATGGCCTGA
- a CDS encoding Crp/Fnr family transcriptional regulator, whose product MNRPPSGFALPYAEPAAARAPHGNECLHCAVRHLAICSALACDEVQALERVTTSLTYPTGTTIARTGEARQAVYTVTAGALRLVRTLADGRRQVAGFVLPGDYVGLSESARHRHDIEAIADSRVCRVSVAQMQQLRTQFPHLERKLLQRACLELDAAQDAALSLARLQPAEKLADFLLKLAARAARQGDAGNKVVLPMGRGDIADHLGLTMETVSRTFTKLRQQGLIALPQLHVVEIRDFAALHRLASDEA is encoded by the coding sequence ATGAACCGGCCTCCTTCCGGATTCGCCCTGCCCTACGCCGAACCGGCCGCCGCGCGTGCGCCGCACGGCAACGAATGCCTGCATTGCGCGGTCCGCCACCTGGCGATCTGCTCGGCGCTGGCCTGCGACGAGGTGCAGGCGCTGGAACGGGTCACCACGTCGCTGACCTATCCCACCGGCACTACCATCGCGCGCACCGGCGAGGCGCGGCAGGCCGTCTATACCGTCACCGCCGGCGCGCTGCGCCTGGTCCGCACCCTCGCCGACGGGCGCCGCCAGGTCGCCGGTTTCGTCCTACCGGGCGACTACGTCGGCCTGAGCGAATCGGCCAGGCACCGCCACGACATCGAAGCGATCGCCGACAGCCGGGTATGCCGGGTGTCGGTGGCGCAGATGCAGCAGTTGCGTACCCAGTTCCCGCACCTGGAGCGCAAGCTGCTGCAGCGCGCCTGTCTGGAACTGGACGCGGCGCAGGACGCGGCGCTGTCGCTGGCGCGGCTGCAGCCGGCCGAGAAGCTGGCCGACTTCCTGCTCAAGCTGGCCGCGCGCGCGGCGCGCCAGGGCGATGCCGGCAACAAGGTGGTGCTGCCGATGGGCCGCGGCGACATCGCCGACCATCTCGGCCTGACCATGGAAACGGTCAGCCGTACCTTCACCAAGCTGCGTCAGCAGGGCCTGATCGCGCTGCCGCAACTGCACGTGGTGGAGATCCGCGACTTCGCCGCGCTGCACCGGCTGGCCTCGGACGAAGCCTGA
- the thrC gene encoding threonine synthase, whose amino-acid sequence MNFISTRNAAPPVSLSQAIAAGLAPDGGLYVPERMPAARDLRAGASLAETAADLLAPFFDGDALATELPAICAEAFDFDAPLQPLATPGDHALELFHGPTAAFKDFGARFLAACLTRLRRGAATPLTILVATSGDTGAAVAAAFHRQPGLRVVVLYPDGRVSPRQAHQLGCFGDNIQALRVAGTFDDCQALVKQALNDADLQAQAPLSSANSISLGRLLPQMSYYAHAALQHHAAHAQPLNLVVPTGNLGNALAAILARALGVPLGRIVLATNANRVLPDFFAGADYAPQPSVATVANAMDVGAPSNVERLRWLYQGDDATLRTQFQAYSVDDAQIRQTIGERFRRYGEVHCPHTATALHVLQQLRAEGAEADAGDWAVAATAHPAKFEGVVEPLIGKPVPVPPALAALLQRPAQAEPIAPDYAALRARLLAG is encoded by the coding sequence ATGAACTTCATCTCCACCCGTAACGCCGCACCCCCCGTCTCACTCAGCCAGGCCATCGCCGCCGGCCTCGCCCCCGATGGCGGCCTGTACGTGCCCGAGCGCATGCCCGCCGCCCGCGACCTGCGCGCCGGCGCCAGCCTCGCCGAGACCGCCGCGGACCTGCTGGCGCCGTTCTTCGACGGCGACGCCCTGGCCACGGAACTGCCGGCCATCTGCGCCGAGGCCTTCGACTTCGATGCGCCGCTGCAGCCGCTGGCCACGCCCGGCGACCATGCATTGGAGCTGTTCCATGGCCCGACCGCCGCCTTCAAGGATTTCGGCGCGCGCTTCCTGGCCGCCTGCCTGACCCGGTTGCGGCGGGGGGCTGCGACGCCGCTGACCATCCTCGTCGCCACCTCCGGCGACACCGGTGCCGCGGTCGCGGCGGCGTTCCATCGCCAGCCCGGGCTGCGCGTGGTGGTGCTGTATCCGGACGGGCGCGTGTCGCCGCGCCAGGCGCACCAACTCGGCTGCTTCGGCGACAACATCCAGGCGCTGCGCGTGGCCGGCACCTTCGATGACTGTCAGGCGCTGGTCAAGCAGGCGCTGAACGACGCCGACCTGCAGGCGCAGGCGCCGTTGAGTTCGGCCAACAGCATCAGCCTGGGGCGCTTGCTGCCGCAGATGAGCTACTACGCGCACGCAGCGCTGCAGCACCACGCCGCGCATGCGCAACCGCTGAACCTGGTGGTGCCCACCGGCAATCTCGGCAATGCGCTGGCGGCGATCCTGGCGCGTGCGCTCGGCGTGCCGCTGGGCCGGATCGTGCTGGCCACCAACGCCAACCGCGTGCTGCCGGACTTCTTCGCCGGCGCCGACTACGCGCCGCAACCCAGCGTGGCGACCGTGGCCAATGCCATGGACGTGGGCGCACCGAGCAACGTCGAGCGCCTGCGCTGGCTGTACCAGGGCGACGACGCCACCCTGCGCACCCAATTCCAGGCGTACTCGGTGGACGATGCGCAGATCCGCCAGACCATCGGCGAGCGTTTCCGCCGCTACGGCGAGGTGCATTGCCCGCATACCGCCACCGCGCTGCACGTGCTGCAGCAACTGCGCGCCGAGGGTGCGGAAGCCGACGCGGGCGACTGGGCGGTGGCGGCCACCGCGCATCCGGCCAAGTTCGAAGGCGTGGTGGAGCCGTTGATCGGGAAGCCGGTGCCGGTGCCGCCGGCATTGGCGGCGCTGCTGCAGCGGCCGGCACAGGCCGAGCCGATCGCGCCGGACTACGCGGCCTTGCGCGCGCGCCTGCTCGCCGGTTGA
- a CDS encoding homoserine kinase — translation MGTAALPAQARAFAPASVANVAVGFDLLGYAVEGVGDTVTVRRIDAPEVRITAIRGTTVALPLEAARNTAGAALMSLREALALPFGFELEIDKGIPLSSGMGGSAASCVAALVAANALLEAPLLRDELYRYALDGEAVASGSRHGDNLGPMLLGGLVLSTLERLVPVPVPTGWHSLLVHPDATLETRHARAALAGEYRLGEFVAQSANLALVLAGCHAGDEALVRAGLRDVLIEPRRAPLIVGFDAAKAAALAAGAMGAGISGAGPSVFAWFATRAEAEAAAPAVQAAFADAGFGSQHWVSPLQCPGATLL, via the coding sequence ATGGGTACGGCCGCGCTGCCGGCGCAGGCGCGCGCGTTCGCGCCGGCCTCGGTGGCCAACGTGGCGGTGGGCTTCGATTTGCTCGGCTACGCGGTGGAAGGCGTCGGCGACACGGTGACGGTGCGCCGCATCGATGCGCCCGAGGTCCGCATCACTGCGATCCGCGGTACCACGGTCGCCTTGCCGCTGGAGGCCGCACGCAACACCGCCGGGGCCGCCCTGATGTCGCTGCGCGAGGCCTTGGCGCTGCCGTTCGGCTTCGAACTGGAAATCGACAAGGGCATTCCGCTCAGCTCCGGCATGGGCGGCTCGGCGGCGTCGTGCGTGGCCGCACTGGTGGCGGCCAATGCCTTGCTCGAGGCGCCGCTGTTGCGCGACGAACTGTATCGCTACGCGCTGGACGGCGAGGCCGTGGCCAGCGGCAGCCGCCATGGCGACAACCTCGGTCCGATGTTGCTCGGCGGGCTGGTGCTGTCGACCCTGGAGCGGCTGGTGCCGGTACCGGTGCCGACTGGCTGGCACAGCTTGCTGGTGCATCCGGACGCGACGCTGGAGACGCGCCATGCGCGCGCGGCGTTGGCCGGGGAGTACCGGCTCGGCGAGTTCGTGGCGCAGAGCGCGAACCTGGCCTTGGTGCTGGCGGGTTGTCATGCCGGCGACGAGGCGCTGGTACGCGCCGGCTTGCGCGATGTGCTGATCGAGCCACGGCGCGCGCCGTTGATCGTCGGTTTCGACGCGGCCAAGGCGGCGGCGCTGGCGGCTGGGGCGATGGGCGCGGGCATTTCCGGTGCCGGCCCGAGCGTCTTCGCCTGGTTCGCCACCCGCGCCGAGGCCGAGGCCGCGGCGCCGGCGGTCCAGGCTGCTTTCGCGGATGCCGGCTTCGGCAGCCAGCATTGGGTGTCGCCGCTGCAGTGTCCGGGCGCGACGTTGCTGTAG
- the thrA gene encoding bifunctional aspartate kinase/homoserine dehydrogenase I produces the protein MSPAVAPAVAASPDSPVDPALAAATVVHKFGGTSVADAERYRHVAQLLLARPERLQVTVVSAMKGVTDALIGLAELAAHGHGDWRERWHETRARHRAAAVALLGEHAGATVEWLDARFEHLAEILAALAVIGELPREVLDRVQGLGEVYSAQLLGDHLRALGEDCAVLDAREVLVVDRGELGVDVDWAASAQRLAQWRAQHPQQRIVVTGFVARDRAGRITTLGRNGSDYSGAIFAALFDAAELHIWTDVDGVLSADPRVVPEAVQLETLSYDEACELAYFGAKVVHPQTMSPAIERGLPIIIRNTFQPEHPGTRITASSATSGPIKGLTLSPDLAVLNLEGTGLIGVPGTAERVFAALRNARVSVVMISQGSSEHSICCVVRQNESERARDAVLSAFAHELVVGQVQRVQLTTGISVLAAVGDGMAGQPGVAARLFESLGRAQVNILAIAQGSSERNISVAIDSAHATKALRAAHAGFWLSPQTFSVGVIGPGNVGAALLDQLRAAQPQLLAKANLDLRLRAIASRSTMRLEPRAFAGDWRQALAAGQQPTDLDAFTAHLLSAHLPHAVIIDCSGSADVADRYAGWLAAGIHVVTPNKQAGAGPLPRFHAIRAAAAASGARFRYEATVGAGLPVITTLRDLVDTGDAVTAIEGIFSGTLAWLFNKYDGSVPFAQLVAEARGMGYTEPDPRDDLSGTDVARKLVILAREAGHELSLEDVAVESLVPEALRQASVNDFMARLHEVDDAFAQRLQAAKARGCVLRYVARLAPGHAPSVGLVELPADHAFANLRLTDNVVQFTTRRYCANPLVVQGPGAGPEVTAAGVFADLLRVAAGEGARL, from the coding sequence ATGTCGCCCGCCGTCGCTCCCGCTGTCGCCGCTTCGCCTGATTCCCCCGTAGATCCCGCGCTCGCCGCCGCCACCGTCGTGCACAAGTTCGGCGGCACCTCGGTGGCCGATGCCGAACGCTATCGCCATGTGGCGCAACTGCTGCTGGCGCGCCCGGAACGCCTCCAGGTCACCGTGGTCTCGGCGATGAAGGGCGTCACCGATGCCTTGATCGGCCTGGCCGAGCTGGCCGCGCACGGCCACGGCGACTGGCGCGAGCGCTGGCACGAGACCCGCGCCCGTCATCGCGCCGCGGCGGTGGCCTTGCTCGGCGAGCATGCCGGCGCCACGGTGGAATGGCTGGACGCGCGCTTCGAGCACCTGGCCGAGATCCTCGCTGCGCTGGCGGTGATCGGCGAGTTGCCGCGGGAAGTGCTGGACCGCGTGCAAGGGCTAGGCGAGGTGTATTCGGCGCAATTGCTGGGCGACCATCTGCGGGCGCTGGGCGAGGACTGCGCTGTGCTCGACGCGCGCGAGGTGCTGGTGGTCGATCGCGGCGAACTTGGCGTGGATGTGGACTGGGCCGCCAGCGCGCAGCGGTTGGCGCAGTGGCGCGCGCAGCACCCGCAGCAGCGCATCGTGGTCACCGGCTTCGTCGCCCGCGACCGCGCCGGCCGCATCACCACCCTCGGCCGCAACGGCAGCGATTATTCCGGCGCGATCTTCGCCGCGCTGTTCGACGCCGCCGAACTGCACATCTGGACCGACGTCGACGGCGTGCTCTCGGCCGACCCGCGGGTGGTGCCCGAAGCGGTGCAGCTGGAGACGCTCAGCTACGACGAAGCCTGCGAACTGGCCTATTTCGGCGCCAAGGTGGTGCACCCGCAGACGATGTCGCCGGCGATCGAGCGCGGCCTGCCGATCATCATCCGCAATACCTTCCAGCCCGAGCATCCGGGCACCCGCATCACCGCCAGCAGTGCCACCAGCGGCCCGATCAAGGGGCTGACCCTGAGCCCGGACCTGGCCGTGCTCAATCTCGAAGGCACCGGCCTGATCGGCGTGCCCGGCACTGCCGAGCGCGTGTTCGCCGCGCTGCGCAACGCGCGCGTGTCGGTGGTGATGATCTCGCAAGGCTCGTCCGAACATTCCATCTGCTGCGTGGTGCGGCAGAACGAGTCCGAGCGCGCCCGCGACGCGGTGCTCTCGGCCTTCGCCCACGAACTGGTGGTGGGCCAGGTGCAGCGCGTGCAGCTGACCACCGGCATCAGCGTGCTGGCCGCGGTCGGCGACGGCATGGCCGGGCAGCCCGGCGTGGCCGCGCGCCTGTTCGAGTCGCTGGGCCGCGCCCAGGTCAACATCCTGGCGATCGCGCAGGGCTCGTCCGAGCGCAACATCTCGGTGGCCATCGACAGCGCGCACGCGACCAAGGCGCTGCGCGCCGCGCATGCCGGCTTCTGGCTGTCGCCGCAGACCTTCTCGGTCGGCGTGATCGGGCCGGGCAACGTCGGCGCGGCGCTGCTGGACCAATTGCGCGCCGCGCAGCCGCAACTGCTGGCCAAGGCCAACCTCGACCTGCGCCTGCGCGCCATCGCCTCGCGCAGCACCATGCGGCTGGAGCCGCGTGCCTTCGCCGGCGACTGGCGGCAGGCGTTGGCCGCCGGTCAGCAGCCGACGGATCTGGACGCGTTCACCGCACACCTGCTGTCGGCGCATCTGCCGCATGCGGTGATCATCGACTGCAGCGGCAGTGCCGACGTCGCCGACCGCTACGCCGGCTGGCTGGCGGCCGGCATCCACGTGGTGACCCCGAACAAACAGGCCGGCGCCGGTCCGCTGCCGCGCTTCCACGCCATCCGCGCCGCGGCCGCCGCCAGCGGCGCGCGCTTCCGCTACGAGGCCACGGTCGGTGCCGGGCTGCCGGTGATCACCACCTTGCGCGACCTGGTCGATACCGGCGATGCCGTCACCGCCATCGAAGGCATCTTCTCCGGCACCCTGGCCTGGCTGTTCAACAAATACGACGGCAGCGTGCCGTTCGCGCAACTGGTGGCCGAGGCGCGCGGCATGGGCTACACCGAACCCGATCCGCGCGACGACCTGTCCGGCACCGACGTGGCGCGCAAACTGGTGATCCTGGCGCGCGAGGCCGGGCACGAACTGAGCCTGGAGGACGTGGCGGTGGAAAGCCTGGTGCCGGAAGCGCTGCGGCAAGCCAGCGTGAACGATTTCATGGCGCGCCTGCACGAGGTCGACGACGCCTTCGCCCAGCGCCTGCAGGCGGCCAAGGCGCGCGGCTGCGTGCTGCGCTACGTGGCGCGGCTGGCGCCGGGCCATGCGCCCAGCGTGGGCCTGGTGGAGCTGCCGGCCGACCATGCCTTCGCCAACCTGCGCCTGACCGACAACGTGGTGCAGTTCACCACCCGTCGCTACTGCGCCAATCCGCTGGTGGTGCAGGGGCCGGGCGCCGGCCCGGAAGTGACCGCCGCCGGCGTGTTCGCCGACCTGCTGCGGGTGGCGGCGGGCGAGGGCGCGCGCCTGTGA
- the amaB gene encoding L-piperidine-6-carboxylate dehydrogenase codes for MSADLLKALGLAATNSGTYLGNGEWSSATGAGMLQPLNPSNNDVIADVQATTEQDYETVIARAQAAFKVWRTTPAPRRGEAVRLCGEALRKHKDALGSLVALEMGKSKPEGDGEVQEMIDIADFAVGQSRMLYGYTLHSERPGHRMYEQYQPLGLVGIISAFNFPVAVWSWNAFLAAICGDICIWKPSNKTPLTAIASMKICNDALRDTGFPDIFFLINDAGVALSERLVEDTRIPLISFTGSTQVGRVVAEKCARRLGRCLLELGGNNAIILDESADLKLAVPGIVFGAVGTAGQRCTTTRRLIVHESIYDTVLATLVKAYKQVEGKIGDPTDPANLMGPLNSRGAVEQFLESIAKAKAAGGTVETGGTALDRPGNFVLPAIVTGLKNSDEVVQHETFAPILYVMKYSTLDEAIDMQNGVPQGLSSSIFTQNLKAAEKFLSAAGSDCGIANVNIGTSGAEIGGAFGGEKDTGGGRESGSDAWKVYMRRQTNTINYSDSLPLAQGIKFDL; via the coding sequence ATGTCCGCTGACCTGCTCAAGGCGCTCGGCCTCGCCGCCACCAACTCCGGCACCTATCTCGGCAACGGCGAGTGGTCCAGCGCCACCGGCGCCGGCATGCTGCAGCCGCTCAATCCGTCGAACAACGACGTCATCGCCGACGTCCAGGCCACCACCGAGCAGGACTACGAAACGGTGATCGCCCGCGCCCAGGCCGCGTTCAAGGTCTGGCGCACCACCCCGGCGCCGCGCCGCGGCGAGGCGGTGCGGTTGTGCGGCGAAGCGCTGCGCAAGCACAAGGACGCGCTGGGTTCGCTGGTCGCGCTGGAAATGGGCAAGAGCAAGCCGGAAGGCGACGGCGAAGTGCAGGAGATGATCGACATCGCCGATTTCGCGGTCGGCCAGAGCCGCATGCTGTACGGCTACACCCTGCATTCGGAGCGCCCCGGCCACCGCATGTACGAGCAGTACCAGCCGCTGGGCCTGGTCGGCATCATCAGCGCGTTCAACTTCCCGGTCGCGGTGTGGAGCTGGAATGCGTTCCTGGCGGCGATCTGCGGCGACATCTGCATCTGGAAACCGTCCAACAAGACTCCGCTGACCGCGATCGCGTCGATGAAGATCTGCAACGACGCGCTGCGCGACACCGGCTTCCCGGACATCTTCTTCCTGATCAACGACGCCGGCGTGGCCCTGTCCGAGCGCCTGGTCGAGGACACCCGCATCCCGCTGATCAGCTTCACCGGCTCCACCCAGGTCGGCCGTGTCGTCGCCGAGAAGTGCGCGCGCCGCCTGGGCCGCTGCCTGCTGGAGCTGGGCGGCAACAACGCGATCATCCTCGACGAGAGCGCCGACCTGAAGCTGGCGGTGCCCGGCATCGTGTTCGGCGCGGTCGGCACCGCCGGCCAGCGCTGCACCACCACGCGCCGGCTGATCGTGCACGAATCGATCTACGACACCGTGCTGGCGACGCTGGTCAAGGCCTACAAGCAGGTCGAAGGCAAGATCGGCGATCCCACCGACCCGGCCAACCTGATGGGCCCGCTGAACAGCCGCGGCGCGGTCGAGCAGTTCCTGGAGTCGATCGCCAAGGCCAAGGCCGCCGGCGGCACCGTGGAGACCGGTGGCACCGCGCTGGACCGTCCGGGCAACTTCGTGCTGCCGGCCATCGTCACCGGCCTGAAGAACAGCGACGAGGTCGTCCAGCACGAGACCTTCGCGCCGATCCTGTACGTGATGAAGTACAGCACCCTGGACGAGGCCATCGACATGCAGAACGGCGTGCCGCAGGGCCTGTCCTCGTCGATCTTCACCCAGAACCTGAAGGCGGCGGAGAAGTTCCTGTCCGCGGCCGGCAGCGACTGCGGTATCGCCAACGTCAACATCGGCACCTCCGGCGCCGAGATCGGCGGCGCCTTCGGCGGCGAGAAGGACACCGGCGGCGGCCGCGAGTCCGGCTCGGATGCGTGGAAGGTGTACATGCGCCGGCAGACCAACACGATCAACTACTCCGACTCGCTGCCGCTGGCGCAGGGCATCAAGTTCGATCTGTGA
- a CDS encoding DUF4190 domain-containing protein: MSQVRETNSLAVVSLVAGILGWTLMPVLGSLGAIITGHLARAEIRRQPQRFQGDGLAVGGLILGWTAVVLAVLAVLAFVLFFGGLAWFASTQS, from the coding sequence ATGAGTCAGGTGCGCGAAACCAATTCCCTGGCGGTGGTCAGCCTGGTCGCCGGGATCCTCGGCTGGACCCTGATGCCGGTGCTGGGCAGCCTTGGCGCGATCATCACCGGGCACCTGGCCCGCGCGGAGATCCGCCGCCAGCCGCAGCGCTTCCAGGGCGATGGCCTGGCGGTCGGCGGACTGATCCTGGGCTGGACCGCGGTGGTGCTGGCGGTCCTGGCGGTCCTGGCCTTCGTGCTGTTCTTCGGGGGGCTGGCGTGGTTCGCCAGCACCCAGTCGTGA
- a CDS encoding class I SAM-dependent methyltransferase — MSRDAAAPRERFSDRVADYVRYRPSYPPALLDWVHGELGVARDALVADIGAGTGISTRLFLQAGHPTLAVEPNAAMREAAVALLQDLPGFRAIDGSAEATTLTDASVDVISAAQAFHWFDLAAVRREWARVLRPGGLALVYWNSRLLDATPFLEGYEQLLLEYGTDYSAVAERYHDDATMQRWFGDGLRGTAQFPNEQRMDFEALRGRLLSSSYAPLPGHPRHAPMLEALRALFDRHQRDGVVAFHYRTRAFAGTLN, encoded by the coding sequence GTGAGCCGGGACGCCGCCGCGCCACGCGAGCGCTTCAGCGACCGCGTCGCCGACTACGTGCGCTACCGCCCCAGCTATCCGCCGGCCCTGCTCGACTGGGTGCACGGCGAACTGGGCGTGGCGCGCGACGCGCTGGTCGCCGACATCGGCGCCGGCACCGGGATCTCCACGCGCCTGTTCCTGCAGGCCGGGCACCCGACCCTGGCGGTGGAGCCGAACGCAGCGATGCGCGAGGCCGCGGTGGCCCTGCTGCAGGACCTGCCGGGCTTCCGCGCCATCGACGGCAGCGCCGAAGCCACCACCCTGACCGACGCCAGCGTCGATGTGATCAGCGCCGCCCAGGCCTTCCACTGGTTCGACCTGGCGGCGGTGCGCCGCGAATGGGCACGGGTGCTGCGTCCCGGTGGCCTGGCGCTGGTGTACTGGAATTCGCGCCTGCTCGACGCCACGCCGTTCCTGGAGGGCTACGAGCAGTTGCTGCTGGAATACGGCACCGACTACAGCGCGGTGGCCGAGCGCTACCACGACGATGCCACCATGCAGCGCTGGTTCGGCGACGGCCTGCGCGGCACCGCGCAGTTCCCCAACGAGCAGCGCATGGATTTCGAGGCGCTGCGCGGACGCCTGCTGTCGTCCTCCTACGCGCCGCTGCCCGGCCACCCGCGCCACGCGCCGATGCTCGAAGCGCTGCGCGCGCTGTTCGACCGGCACCAGCGCGACGGCGTCGTCGCGTTCCATTACCGCACCCGCGCCTTCGCCGGGACGCTGAACTGA
- a CDS encoding quinone-dependent dihydroorotate dehydrogenase yields MYSLARPFLFAFDAERAHALGLRAIELAYRTGTNPLLARTIAPMPTRAFGLDFPNPVGLAAGLDKNGEHIDALLALGFGFVEIGTVTPRAQAGNPQPRMFRLPRQQAVINRMGFNNLGVDALVRNVERARRRRGLLGINIGKNKDTPNEDAASDYLHCLEKVYALADYVVVNISSPNTAGLRELQEEQALRQLIARLREAQEALAARHGKRVPMLVKVAPDLSDSDIDAAARVLSDLQVDGVIATNTTVARPGLEHEPLAGESGGLSGAPLLGQSTLVLRRLRARLPESVPLIGVGGILSGADAVAKMAAGAALVQCYSGLVFRGPELIGECVEAMRRRREAPSRGAVAAP; encoded by the coding sequence ATGTATTCCCTCGCCCGACCGTTCCTGTTCGCCTTCGACGCCGAGCGTGCGCATGCCCTGGGCCTGCGTGCGATCGAGCTGGCCTACCGCACCGGCACCAATCCGCTGCTGGCGCGCACGATCGCGCCGATGCCCACGCGCGCCTTCGGCCTGGATTTCCCCAACCCGGTCGGGCTGGCCGCGGGCCTGGACAAGAACGGTGAGCACATCGATGCGCTGCTGGCGCTGGGTTTCGGCTTCGTCGAGATCGGCACCGTCACCCCGCGCGCGCAGGCCGGCAACCCGCAGCCGCGCATGTTCCGCCTGCCGCGGCAGCAGGCGGTGATCAACCGCATGGGCTTCAACAACCTGGGCGTGGATGCGCTGGTGCGCAACGTCGAGCGCGCGCGGCGCCGGCGCGGCCTGCTCGGGATCAATATCGGCAAGAACAAGGACACCCCGAACGAGGACGCCGCGTCCGACTATCTGCACTGCCTGGAGAAGGTCTACGCGCTGGCCGACTACGTCGTCGTCAACATCTCCTCGCCCAACACCGCCGGCCTGCGCGAATTGCAGGAAGAACAGGCGCTGCGGCAGCTGATCGCGCGCCTGCGCGAGGCGCAGGAAGCGCTGGCGGCGCGCCACGGCAAGCGCGTGCCGATGCTGGTCAAGGTGGCGCCGGACCTGAGCGACAGCGACATCGACGCGGCGGCGCGGGTGCTGTCGGACCTGCAGGTGGACGGGGTGATCGCCACCAACACCACCGTCGCCCGTCCCGGCCTGGAACACGAACCGCTGGCGGGCGAAAGCGGCGGCCTGTCCGGCGCGCCGCTGCTGGGCCAGTCCACCCTGGTGCTGCGCCGCTTGCGCGCGCGGCTGCCCGAGAGCGTCCCGCTGATCGGCGTCGGCGGCATCCTCTCCGGTGCCGACGCGGTGGCGAAGATGGCCGCCGGCGCGGCGCTGGTGCAGTGCTACAGCGGGCTGGTGTTCCGCGGGCCGGAACTGATCGGCGAGTGCGTGGAAGCGATGCGTCGGCGCCGTGAAGCGCCCAGCCGCGGCGCCGTGGCCGCGCCATGA